The Tubulanus polymorphus chromosome 4, tnTubPoly1.2, whole genome shotgun sequence genomic interval GGAAGAACCTAGGAACcttaatcatttttattttcacggGTAGGCACAAGGCCGTATCGTCGGTCGGGTGGCACTATTTTGCCGCACTTTCAGGACATTATTTGCTCGGGCGAAATCAACGATCCCGGCCGTACGAATTATCCAATCGGGTATTTCCAGTACTGGGTCCAATTATTTCAGATCGTATTTTGGGTTCTCCGCCAATGATATGTTTTGGGGCAGGGGGCAGCAAGCTAAGCGCCGCGCGCCGCGAGAAATCCGACACAGGGCCACTTttctactgtggcatgcgagtaatagagtcaaattgatgcatttcaaggtcgttgaccAGTTGTTACATCATTCAGTGCCCACGTATCTTAGTCCTTATGTTGTCCCGTGCATTGCATCATTCCCGTGTGATAAACAGAAGACTGATGTCGTATTGTAGCTGGTCTTACGGTGAAAAATACAAggaccattttgaaaatggtaaAATTCATGCGTTTTAATCTAAATCGATGTATTCTTCTCATTTTCTCTAGTCTGTCAAAATAACGTTCATTATTGACAACTTGTTTTTGTAGGTGTCTATGTATGCGTTAAATGCGATCATCCTCTGTTCTCGAGCCAGGTGAAGTATGCACATGATTCAGCGTGGCCGGCATTCACAGAAACTATTCGTGAAGACAGCGTATCAAAATATCCGGAACCTGATCAACCCAAAGCGCTCAAGGTAAGATGTGATCATTCGCACATGATTTGAACTGAACACTGTCTCTGGTTCCACATAAACTCCGATCTTCTATTAATTGTTGTTTCTCAGTTATCGTGCGGTAAATGTTTTGCTGAATTGGGACATGAATTTCTCTGCGATGGACCGAAGGAAGGTCAGTCGCGTTTCTGAATATTCAGCGAATCGATGAAATTCCTACCTCATAATAAACCCGGTaagaaatgataatattctaattcaatcaacataaatcaggggccagttccacagttaacaTGTAAGTTAACATGTAACAGTAAGTGGACATGTAACAATAGAATTCCAATTGTCACTATACCTATGTGAACTATGTATAACCaactttgagcaactggtccctGGTATCTTGACTATGTTTTCCAATTGAATGATTAACttatttaaattctttttttgtatTACAGAGAAAAGCAAGTAAATTGTCGCTAATTGCCTGTCCAAACTTCACAGCAAGATGCACCTCATTGTAGAGTGTTTTGGAATTTTAATCAGTTTTAACAGTGGTGCATCCAGAACATCGAAGTTCCCCCATGGGATAAGCAAGCCCTTCAAAATTGgactctggatccgcccctgttaaGCTTCCAATTGTCTGAATAAAAAGACAGATTtactatattctaataattATGCATTAATAGGTCCATCTCTGAGATCGATTTAACTTCTGATTTATTCAGTTGATTGATTTAGGGCTCAGAGTGGATCCTTGTAAAGAAGTGTAATAATCTTGTATTGTTGAAGGATGATGGAAgatttttgttgattttaccGAATTGTTGTGGACAAAAGTTCAGCAGTGTGTATGAAAGCTTGCAGCTCAAATCCCTCAACGGGATCGCTGTATAATGGATGATTAACTGGCTGAACTTATTGTCCATTTTACAAACGGTGTCGACATCAATGTGAAGATACACAGACGATCTTAAATGTAGGTCGGTATCAGAAATTGTTTGTAGTTCATAACGTGAAAATTTTCGTTTTGACAtcagtttgaattgtgtatAAAAACTTTGGTTTTTATATTAACTCAaacaaaaatctgaaaatggaaatatgttgaatattttttgtcaGGTTTTGAGCGAATATTTTTACAATACTAACGTCCTTACAGATTCTGTAAGTAGATATTTGTAAGATATAtatgtgtaaatatttttggGTTATACTGGTATTTTTACTGATCTCAATCGGAGTAGTTTTAGCTGTGTGTTCAGGGTATAATATACAGTTGTTTTTGACACAAATAAGCTTTTTACACAACAGATACATGTACCTGTACATTAGACATTAGTTCTTAGTGATAGCTTTATATTCGTTTGATACAGTATAATTGTCAGATCTATGTAATACGCGTTTGCTTAGATTTGTCATACAAAAAGAATTATCTAAGGATATTTACATCTTAGTAACATTCATATATAAAAGGATTATAC includes:
- the LOC141903938 gene encoding methionine-R-sulfoxide reductase B1-like isoform X1 translates to MLSRALHHSRVINRRLMSYCSWSYGEKYKDHFENGVYVCVKCDHPLFSSQVKYAHDSAWPAFTETIREDSVSKYPEPDQPKALKLSCGKCFAELGHEFLCDGPKEGQSRFUIFSESMKFLPHNKPEKSK
- the LOC141903938 gene encoding methionine-R-sulfoxide reductase B1-like isoform X2, with the protein product MLSRALHHSRVINRRLMSYCSWSYGEKYKDHFENGVYVCVKCDHPLFSSQVKYAHDSAWPAFTETIREDSVSKYPEPDQPKALKLSCGKCFAELGHEFLCDGPKEGLRVDPCKEV